The nucleotide window TCAGCGTCCCGCCAACGGTAAATCGGGTTACTGGTTTGCGGCGTAATTTGCATATCCAGCTCCATAACCTGAAAGCTCTCTGCCGACTTCTGCTGAAGGCTCTCCGCCGACTCCTGAAGCGTGTCTGACGCATCATCAGCCAACTGGCTGGTCTTGACCTTAATCGACTCGATAGCCTCAGACACCTTTTTTGATGCCTGAGCAAACCACTGACTGGAGTTGATATTGGGTGCCGGCATTTGTCCAGTACGAAGATAAGTTGCGTAGAGGAATAGACCAAATAAGATAACGGCTAACATTATTCCCTTAACAAATAGGCGTTTTTTCATAGTTTTTGTTATTCAGGTTAATGATTATCAAAATTGGGGAAATTTAACGCCCAGCTAAAAGGCGCACCGATAGGTGCATCTAGCGGAACAAAGTGGGCATTTTTGATGCTGCTTGCTAAATTTTTCAATACCCAATTACTGCTCGGAATCTTACTTTATCATTTGGAGACACCATAATTACCTTTCCATGACCATATTTAATCTCGAGGCGGTCCAGTGAGAGCGCCGGACTTGATATAGAACTTCGGGTGTCATTTACCGAAGAAATCGAAGTAATCGGTATTATCCATGAGAAAGGGCCACTGAAAACTTTTAATTCGTCGTTTGAAACAACATATTTGGTAGACAGCAATAACCAAACTGGCAACCCAGCGCCTCCTATTACAACAGATAGCGCTAAAGCATAACTTATTAGTTGACCTTGTAGCGCAGTTATATAGGCCGCCGCCAAGCAAACCAAAATTGTTCCAACTAAAACCACTAGTAGCCAAGCATCAATCTTGGATTTGAAAATTTCCATGGCCTTTTTACCCCCTGA belongs to bacterium SCSIO 12696 and includes:
- a CDS encoding DUF4124 domain-containing protein, which codes for MPAPNINSSQWFAQASKKVSEAIESIKVKTSQLADDASDTLQESAESLQQKSAESFQVMELDMQITPQTSNPIYRWRDAEGNLYFGDHPPEGALELTPITDTETAISY
- a CDS encoding PH domain-containing protein, whose translation is MEIFKSKIDAWLLVVLVGTILVCLAAAYITALQGQLISYALALSVVIGGAGLPVWLLLSTKYVVSNDELKVFSGPFSWIIPITSISSVNDTRSSISSPALSLDRLEIKYGHGKVIMVSPNDKVRFRAVIGY